The Rutidosis leptorrhynchoides isolate AG116_Rl617_1_P2 unplaced genomic scaffold, CSIRO_AGI_Rlap_v1 contig523, whole genome shotgun sequence genome includes a region encoding these proteins:
- the LOC139884245 gene encoding uncharacterized mitochondrial protein AtMg00810-like: MTSEFEMSMVGELNYFLGFQIKQGKEGTSITQEKYAKNLVKKFGLESSKPMRTPMGTNEHLSKDIEGEDADPTLYRSMIGSLLYLCASRPDLSHSVGICARYQTNPKESHVKAVKRIVRYVSGTTGLGLGYSKDTNIVLACYSDADMAGCVDDRRSTSGGCFYLGSNLVSWFSKKQNSVSLSTAEAEYISASSCCAQLLWMKQMMKEYGLEQGVLTIYCDNTSAISISKNSVQHSKTKHIQVRHHFIRELVEGKKVTVEYVSTEKQLADIFTKSLDATRFEFLRGALGLGTMSRKVYCALQEERFFAGLLVKAHREQEKERNGPRTKQRKTGPDGSLKGVA, translated from the exons ATGACAAGTGAATTCGAGATGAGCATGGTAGGTGAGCTAAACTACTTCTTGGGTTTTCAGATCAAGCAAGGCAAAGAAGGCACTTCCATCACTCAAGAAAAATATGCCAAAAATCTGGTAAAGAAATTTGGGTTAGAGTCTTCAAAACCCATGAGAACACCTATGGGAACAAATGAACATTTATCCAAGGACATTGAAGGGGAAGATGCCGATCCAACACTTTATAGAAGCATGATTGGAAGTTTGTTATACCTGTGTGCTAGCAGACCTGACTTGAGTCACAGTGTAGGCATTTGTGCTCGGTACCAAACCAATCCCAAAGAATCACATGTTAAAGCAGTAAAAAGAATCGTGCGATATGTTTCTGGAACCACAGGTTTGGGGCTTGGGTATTCAAAAGATACAAATATAGTGTTAGCCTGTTATAGTGATGCTGATATGGCAGGGTGTGTGGATGACCGGAGAAGCACATCAGGGGGTTGTTTCTACTTAGGAAGCAATCTAGTGTCTTGGTTTAGCAAGAAACAGAACTCTGTGTCTCTATCCACGGCAGAAGCAGAATACATTTCAGCCAGCAGCTGTTGTGCTCAATTACTGTGGATGAAGCAAATGATGAAAGAATATGGCTTGGAGCAAGGTGTGTtgacaatctactgtgacaacaccagtgcaataagCATTTCAAAGAATTCTGTGCAACACTCTAAAACGAAACACATCCAAGTTCGTCATCACTTTATAAGAGAACTCGTAGAAGGAAAGAAAGTGACCGTGGAGTATGTCTCAACAGAAAagcaattggcagatattttcacaAAAAGTCTAGATGCAACTcgctttgagttcttgagaggagctCTTGGACTTGGCACCATGTCGCGAAA agtGTATTGTGCTCTACAGGAAGAAAGGTTTTTTGCTGGGCTTCTTGTTAAAGCTCATCGGGAGCAAGAGAAAGAAAGGAATGGGCCAAGGACTAAACAAAGAAAAACTGGGCCTGATGGTTCTTTAAAGGGAGTTGCATGA